A genomic segment from Amygdalobacter nucleatus encodes:
- a CDS encoding peptide chain release factor 3 — translation MSIIEEVKRRRTFAIISHPDAGKTTMTEKLLLYGGAIHQAGSVKARKAQTHATSDWMEIEKQRGISVTSSVMQFNYNGFCINILDTPGHQDFSEDTYRTLCAADAAVMLIDGAKGVEPQTIKLFKVCRMRGLPIFTFINKMDRASRPPLDLIDEIEKVLGIKSYVMNWPIGIHGDFKGVYNRQAKQVELYQKGQDHGAKKAALTVTSLEDEALAEKIGPSYQAELQQDIELLDEVGESFDLEKVRAGLLTPLYFGSAITNFGVETFLRSFLELAPSPLPKMSNEGLVQPTDADFSAFVFKIQANMNPGHRDRLAFMRICSGQFTPNMEVKLQRTGKILRIVQPQQFMAQEHKAVSEAYAGDIIGVFDPGNYRIADTVTLKNESFSFGDIPVFPAEHFARISPVDSLKRKAFVSGIHQLAQEGAIQIYKEYGIGTETYVCGVVGVLQLDVLEVRLQNEYNVAIRRQMLNYHIASWVDQSEGEVDLDTLNLTSTTMKVLDQDEQPVLLFESKWAQDWALEKNPKLKLLSIREK, via the coding sequence ATGTCAATTATTGAAGAAGTAAAGCGGCGTCGTACGTTTGCGATTATTTCGCACCCGGATGCTGGTAAAACAACTATGACGGAGAAGTTATTGCTCTATGGTGGAGCAATTCACCAGGCAGGTAGCGTCAAGGCTCGAAAGGCTCAGACACATGCTACGAGTGACTGGATGGAGATTGAGAAGCAACGTGGTATCTCTGTAACTAGCTCAGTCATGCAATTTAATTACAATGGTTTTTGCATTAATATCCTTGACACGCCAGGTCACCAAGACTTCTCAGAAGATACTTATCGCACTTTGTGTGCAGCTGATGCAGCAGTCATGTTGATTGATGGTGCCAAGGGCGTTGAGCCGCAGACAATCAAATTGTTCAAAGTTTGTCGCATGCGTGGACTACCAATTTTCACTTTTATCAACAAAATGGATAGAGCTTCTAGGCCACCTCTAGATTTGATTGATGAGATTGAAAAGGTGCTAGGCATCAAGTCTTATGTTATGAACTGGCCAATTGGTATTCATGGCGATTTCAAAGGTGTTTACAATCGTCAGGCCAAACAAGTGGAACTTTACCAAAAAGGCCAAGACCACGGTGCCAAGAAAGCTGCACTGACAGTAACTAGCTTAGAGGATGAGGCTTTAGCTGAAAAAATTGGGCCGAGTTATCAAGCAGAATTACAGCAAGATATTGAACTGTTAGATGAAGTTGGCGAGAGCTTTGATTTGGAGAAAGTTAGAGCTGGTTTGTTGACACCTTTATACTTTGGTAGTGCGATTACTAACTTTGGTGTTGAAACATTCTTGCGCAGCTTCTTGGAGTTAGCTCCTTCACCTTTGCCTAAGATGAGTAATGAGGGCTTGGTGCAACCTACGGATGCTGATTTTTCAGCCTTTGTCTTTAAAATTCAAGCCAATATGAACCCAGGTCATCGTGACCGTCTCGCTTTTATGCGCATCTGTTCTGGTCAATTTACCCCGAATATGGAGGTAAAGTTGCAGCGCACAGGCAAGATTTTAAGAATTGTGCAACCGCAGCAGTTTATGGCTCAGGAGCATAAGGCTGTTTCCGAAGCATACGCTGGCGATATTATCGGTGTCTTTGACCCAGGTAACTATCGCATCGCTGATACAGTTACTTTGAAGAATGAGTCTTTTAGCTTCGGGGACATTCCAGTCTTCCCAGCTGAACACTTTGCACGTATCAGCCCAGTTGATTCTCTTAAGCGTAAAGCTTTTGTGAGCGGTATTCATCAGTTGGCGCAAGAAGGTGCAATTCAAATTTACAAAGAGTATGGCATTGGTACAGAAACATACGTTTGTGGTGTGGTTGGCGTTTTGCAGTTAGATGTTTTGGAAGTACGTCTGCAAAATGAATACAATGTTGCTATTCGTAGGCAGATGCTGAATTATCATATTGCAAGTTGGGTCGATCAGTCTGAGGGTGAGGTTGACTTGGATACTTTGAATTTGACCTCTACAACTATGAAAGTCTTAGATCAGGATGAGCAGCCGGTTTTGCTGTTTGAAAGTAAGTGGGCACAAGATTGGGCGCTTGAGAAAAATCCTAAGCTTAAGCTTTTAAGCATACGTGAGAAATAA
- a CDS encoding ATP-dependent DNA helicase, translated as MQESDRSFKTIYKEHVYLRNLSLHKLKLPYAKLRPGQKDLLQEITAALIDKTTYLLNAPTGFGKTFVCLTPALACLAKDKIKRIYYFTNQESQRDLPANFLNELRKLNQLQFWSQTLYSSERCCKQHDFCYLNYNKLTIKQTVETLLRTFNGHIDFATLQTWANQYKLCPYLLQMELANYMDLLILDYNYLFDPLQQLSSLKKAEGPLALLFDEAHNLPARGKEMFQVTLSLQDFISYAKMLDAYILTSKQFTISEQNKANLIELKQLTNNLANNFKELTKLCLAANGVDKKAISKLLNLEEAEIIVSQTENTSNLYTRQSWPKLGKLLTNFIAKFTEFVKSEQSQLVSSYAELRELRDNLTKLKRLNYLLSNYQPSFIGSFHWRKQGSKPYASLAIHCLDAMPLLRQSLPSNAGKIFFSATLLPLDYYEQLFSEPNAQINSTAAKSPFPVENRKVAILSYANLTYQNRDFNAKLIAKSLLAYLKQIGGHLLVFAPSYRYAAKLQQALSQIWPSSGYNLISQMAKASLKAKQAFINTLKDTSDKRPLLALAVLQSSYSEGLDLPGASITGIAIISVSYPAKSDLLSLQQAYFAENYRRESNFPSDDNQILMADYYEEAPAMQKANSQLPSDPAYLFTQLYPSFNKIVQACGRLIRTETDKGEIMLFDERFTRAEYQPLLKAAFSEYCILPDLNSYVDWLKKLKKHK; from the coding sequence ATGCAAGAATCTGATCGTTCATTCAAAACAATTTATAAGGAACATGTTTATTTGCGCAACTTGAGTTTGCACAAGTTAAAGCTGCCTTATGCCAAATTACGCCCTGGGCAAAAAGACTTATTACAAGAAATTACCGCTGCTCTCATAGATAAAACAACCTATCTTCTCAACGCCCCAACTGGCTTTGGCAAAACTTTTGTCTGCTTAACGCCGGCTTTAGCCTGCTTAGCCAAAGACAAAATCAAGCGCATCTATTATTTCACCAATCAGGAAAGTCAACGCGATTTACCTGCCAATTTTCTAAATGAATTACGCAAGTTAAATCAGTTACAGTTTTGGTCGCAAACTCTATACAGCAGCGAACGTTGCTGTAAGCAACACGATTTCTGTTATTTGAACTACAATAAGCTGACAATTAAGCAAACAGTAGAAACTTTACTTCGCACTTTTAACGGTCACATTGATTTTGCTACGCTTCAGACATGGGCGAATCAATACAAGCTCTGCCCTTATCTCTTACAGATGGAATTAGCTAATTATATGGACCTCTTAATCCTTGATTACAATTACCTGTTCGACCCTTTGCAACAGTTAAGTTCCCTGAAAAAGGCTGAAGGGCCATTAGCCTTGCTCTTTGACGAGGCACACAATCTACCAGCTCGAGGCAAGGAGATGTTCCAAGTTACGTTAAGTTTACAAGACTTCATCAGCTACGCAAAAATGCTAGATGCTTATATTTTAACAAGCAAGCAATTTACGATAAGCGAACAAAATAAAGCGAATTTAATTGAGCTTAAGCAACTTACAAATAATTTAGCTAATAATTTCAAAGAACTTACTAAACTCTGCCTAGCAGCAAATGGCGTAGACAAAAAGGCAATTAGCAAATTACTCAATCTTGAAGAAGCTGAAATTATCGTCAGCCAAACGGAAAATACTTCTAACCTTTATACTCGCCAAAGCTGGCCTAAGTTAGGCAAACTCTTGACTAACTTTATAGCGAAATTCACTGAATTTGTTAAATCTGAGCAAAGTCAGTTAGTTTCAAGCTATGCTGAATTAAGAGAATTAAGGGATAACTTGACCAAGCTCAAGCGCTTAAATTATTTATTGAGCAATTATCAGCCTAGTTTCATAGGTAGCTTTCATTGGCGTAAGCAAGGTTCAAAACCATATGCCAGCCTAGCCATTCACTGCCTCGATGCTATGCCGCTTTTGCGTCAAAGTCTGCCTAGCAATGCTGGAAAGATCTTTTTCTCTGCCACCTTACTGCCATTAGATTATTACGAACAATTATTTTCAGAGCCAAATGCACAAATTAACAGCACGGCTGCTAAGTCGCCTTTTCCAGTTGAAAATCGTAAAGTAGCTATCTTGAGTTACGCTAATTTAACTTATCAGAATCGCGATTTTAATGCCAAATTGATTGCTAAATCCTTGCTAGCCTACCTCAAGCAAATTGGTGGCCATCTTTTAGTCTTTGCGCCATCTTATCGCTATGCAGCAAAATTACAGCAAGCTCTTAGCCAAATCTGGCCAAGTTCAGGCTATAACCTGATTAGCCAAATGGCGAAAGCCAGCTTAAAAGCTAAACAAGCTTTCATAAATACTCTCAAAGATACAAGTGATAAGCGACCACTTTTAGCCTTGGCTGTCTTACAAAGCAGTTATAGCGAGGGCTTAGACCTGCCAGGTGCTAGTATCACAGGCATTGCTATCATCAGTGTCAGTTATCCAGCCAAATCTGATTTGTTAAGTTTGCAGCAAGCTTATTTTGCCGAAAATTATCGAAGGGAATCTAACTTTCCCTCTGACGATAACCAAATTCTCATGGCTGATTATTATGAAGAAGCACCAGCTATGCAAAAAGCAAACTCACAGCTACCTTCTGACCCTGCCTATCTTTTCACCCAGCTGTACCCTAGTTTCAACAAAATCGTGCAAGCCTGTGGCCGCCTGATTAGAACTGAAACAGACAAGGGCGAAATCATGCTATTTGATGAACGTTTTACCCGCGCTGAATATCAACCTTTGTTGAAAGCAGCTTTCAGTGAATATTGTATTCTCCCAGATCTAAATAGTTATGTAGATTGGTTGAAAAAATTAAAAAAGCATAAATAA
- a CDS encoding flavodoxin domain-containing protein, with protein MKVSVAYYSETGNTQELADMLTAALQTEGAEVYETAVSDVDSSEFLDSDLLVFATPATGTEEIDQIEMQAFIDDIASQLSGRKVFLCGTFGWGDGEYMQAWQEAMADLGCQFAHEPFTCLESPDDEAEDKLAEIAKELFRSI; from the coding sequence ATGAAAGTTAGTGTTGCTTATTATAGCGAGACTGGAAATACACAAGAACTAGCTGATATGCTTACAGCAGCTTTGCAGACAGAAGGAGCTGAGGTGTATGAGACAGCTGTTTCTGATGTGGATAGTAGCGAATTTTTAGATAGCGATTTGCTCGTTTTTGCTACTCCAGCAACTGGTACAGAGGAGATTGATCAGATCGAGATGCAAGCTTTTATCGATGATATTGCCTCTCAGTTATCAGGTCGTAAGGTTTTCCTATGTGGAACATTCGGTTGGGGCGATGGTGAATACATGCAAGCTTGGCAAGAAGCGATGGCCGACTTAGGCTGTCAGTTTGCGCATGAACCTTTTACTTGCTTAGAAAGTCCAGATGACGAAGCGGAAGATAAGCTTGCGGAGATTGCCAAGGAACTTTTCCGCTCAATCTGA
- a CDS encoding ABC transporter ATP-binding protein, whose translation MKEVIASLEHVCKYYGQKNNIVRALDDVSLELYKSEFTAIVGASGSGKSTLLHCLVGLDNITSGKIVVAGKALVGMNDSSLTKFRREHVGFVFQAFNLLPSLNVEENILLPLLLAHRKFDKVKVKEVAELLGLEERLKHLPSELSGGQQQRVALARALIMQNDILVCDEPTGNLDTKSSSEVMHLLRSAVDELKQTVIVVTHDRKIAAMADRVIAISDGKVYRDFEYPEQAELAEVI comes from the coding sequence ATGAAAGAAGTAATTGCTAGTTTAGAGCATGTTTGTAAATATTATGGTCAAAAAAATAATATAGTCAGAGCTTTGGACGATGTCAGCCTTGAATTATACAAAAGCGAATTTACCGCCATTGTCGGTGCGTCTGGTTCTGGCAAATCGACATTACTCCATTGCTTAGTTGGCTTAGATAACATTACGAGTGGCAAAATTGTCGTAGCTGGTAAGGCGTTAGTTGGAATGAATGATAGTAGCTTGACGAAGTTTAGACGGGAACACGTCGGCTTTGTTTTCCAAGCTTTTAATTTGTTGCCGAGTCTTAATGTTGAAGAAAATATTTTATTGCCTTTACTTTTAGCACATCGCAAATTTGATAAAGTTAAAGTCAAAGAAGTTGCTGAGCTTTTAGGCTTAGAGGAGCGCTTAAAGCATTTGCCGTCTGAGCTTTCAGGTGGTCAACAGCAAAGAGTGGCTTTAGCTAGAGCTTTAATCATGCAGAATGATATTTTAGTTTGCGATGAGCCAACAGGTAACCTGGATACTAAGAGTAGTAGCGAAGTTATGCATCTTTTACGTAGCGCTGTCGATGAGTTGAAACAGACAGTGATTGTAGTTACGCATGATCGCAAAATAGCTGCTATGGCTGATAGAGTCATAGCTATATCAGATGGCAAGGTCTATCGCGATTTTGAATACCCAGAGCAAGCTGAGTTAGCTGAGGTGATCTGA
- a CDS encoding FtsX-like permease family protein has product MNFLVRSYLQKHRQQYLAASLAILISSMFMAAAACFGNALIYALSFEQHIMSEGSDLILANQSFERFKDAELNIENAAYYRELSKSILTDKTIEAAKRDMLGQYFRELADYFQAEDSEKKNIKAPNMPENEDKALDKYFSDNYLFKQQQKAILKAVSNIKTISPYYYSKYCLITAGKYKMHASFNYILEQADFYRPTLLAGTYPKQASDVILTTDSMKELKAELGDKVSVKVSDKELECTIVGVVAQDFYHRTPKAPKFYVAPSFAIDKSQNVQAYRILLKDKQAESQTLSELKQYVEKHCLLPSGWTLLNKATYLKYRLESGNSFKLGLHLSIAIFPILTLLVCFTIVSSTFTVILARRRREQGLLRCIGATSKQLVRYSLLECLIVGFLSSSLGVLLAYILTFGLSVKFNVLASYAVAWQVLGPWPAILTVLAVTLITVLAGLRPSVESSKISPISALQGLNYEKRKHTLRLIIRLLFGIICLIAASACFGLAFYLHLHEKTDAVNAAYAMPALVLGATLYLATILALGKFFLAKIAAICLKPWQKASIVVRMSINNLLRNKERNSATMSTLVLGVIMILTTLIGAASLEASVYTGVKAKMPIDLAVMADSFADTIETEFSENLSNLPGVEKVVKWPAFKAPTSIQIEGETKDLMEEIDKKSAYILARPYELADINLANLYALKEDEILLPKYSELNQHGKVNLAGKTLCLNYGDQHYKLKAKVIIDADRQVSLPFATIGIVHPKFAAKLEKSGLSRQIAMLFGQLQTNKVFLQQELVAEIQRLTNRDTMQLAGNVFFLALVTQILQVIKLILVSLITIVAVVSLIGVANTLNLSVLERRHETALLRAIGFTKEQVKRMLLVEGLSLGIVSLVLGAFIAFAFAIFGLHVLPLGEIVAKESYRIVIPWLECGAFSLFVITLVYIATLIPSKLASRASVIADLASSQE; this is encoded by the coding sequence ATGAATTTCCTTGTACGTTCTTATTTACAAAAACATCGTCAACAATATCTGGCCGCTAGTTTGGCAATTTTGATAAGCTCCATGTTCATGGCGGCAGCTGCTTGTTTTGGCAATGCTTTAATCTATGCTTTATCTTTTGAGCAACATATTATGAGCGAAGGTAGTGACTTGATTTTGGCTAACCAATCTTTTGAGCGTTTCAAAGATGCGGAACTTAATATCGAAAATGCTGCTTATTACCGTGAACTTAGTAAGTCCATTTTGACAGATAAGACAATTGAAGCTGCTAAGCGTGATATGTTGGGGCAATATTTCCGTGAATTAGCTGATTATTTTCAGGCAGAGGATAGTGAAAAGAAAAATATAAAAGCACCAAATATGCCAGAGAATGAAGACAAAGCGTTAGATAAATATTTCTCAGACAATTATTTGTTCAAACAGCAGCAAAAAGCAATTCTAAAAGCAGTGTCCAATATTAAGACGATATCGCCTTATTACTATTCTAAATATTGTTTAATTACAGCTGGTAAGTATAAGATGCACGCTTCGTTCAATTATATATTGGAGCAAGCTGACTTTTATCGTCCGACACTTTTAGCTGGCACATATCCTAAACAAGCTTCAGATGTAATTCTGACGACTGATAGTATGAAAGAATTAAAGGCAGAGCTTGGCGATAAAGTTAGCGTAAAAGTATCTGACAAGGAGCTTGAATGTACAATCGTAGGTGTCGTTGCCCAAGACTTTTATCATCGGACACCTAAAGCGCCTAAATTTTATGTTGCGCCAAGTTTTGCGATAGATAAATCTCAAAATGTGCAGGCTTACCGTATCTTGCTAAAAGATAAGCAGGCTGAAAGTCAAACTTTAAGTGAGTTAAAACAATATGTGGAGAAGCATTGCCTTCTGCCTAGTGGCTGGACTTTGCTAAATAAAGCCACTTATCTTAAATATCGCTTAGAATCTGGAAACAGTTTCAAGTTAGGTTTACATTTGAGCATCGCAATTTTCCCGATTTTAACATTGTTAGTTTGCTTCACAATTGTCTCTTCAACTTTTACAGTTATTTTAGCTAGGAGACGGCGAGAACAGGGTTTGTTACGCTGCATCGGTGCAACAAGCAAACAGTTGGTGCGTTACAGCTTGTTGGAGTGCCTGATTGTTGGCTTCCTTTCAAGTTCCTTAGGCGTTTTGTTAGCTTATATTTTGACCTTTGGCTTAAGTGTTAAATTTAATGTATTGGCTTCTTATGCCGTTGCATGGCAGGTTTTAGGACCATGGCCAGCTATTTTGACAGTCTTAGCAGTTACGTTAATTACAGTTTTAGCCGGCTTACGTCCATCTGTTGAGAGCAGTAAAATTTCACCGATAAGTGCTTTACAGGGCCTTAACTATGAAAAACGGAAACATACTTTGCGCCTGATAATTCGCTTATTATTTGGCATTATTTGCCTTATTGCAGCTAGTGCCTGCTTTGGCTTAGCCTTTTATCTCCATCTGCATGAAAAGACTGATGCAGTTAATGCTGCGTATGCTATGCCAGCTTTAGTCTTGGGTGCAACCTTATATCTGGCAACCATCCTTGCTTTGGGCAAATTCTTTTTGGCTAAGATTGCGGCAATTTGTTTAAAACCGTGGCAAAAAGCGTCAATCGTAGTGCGCATGAGCATCAATAACTTATTAAGAAATAAAGAGCGAAACAGTGCGACAATGTCAACCTTGGTCTTAGGTGTCATCATGATTTTGACTACCTTGATTGGAGCAGCTTCCTTGGAAGCTAGTGTTTATACGGGTGTAAAAGCTAAGATGCCGATAGATTTGGCAGTTATGGCTGATTCGTTCGCTGACACAATCGAGACTGAGTTTAGTGAAAACCTATCTAACTTGCCAGGCGTGGAGAAAGTTGTGAAATGGCCAGCCTTTAAAGCACCTACAAGCATACAAATTGAGGGCGAAACTAAAGATTTAATGGAAGAGATTGACAAGAAATCAGCTTATATACTTGCACGCCCTTATGAATTAGCAGATATAAATTTGGCGAACTTATATGCGTTAAAAGAAGATGAGATTTTGTTGCCGAAGTATTCAGAGCTTAATCAGCATGGTAAGGTTAATTTGGCTGGGAAAACCTTGTGCCTAAATTATGGCGATCAACATTATAAGCTGAAAGCAAAAGTTATCATTGATGCAGATAGACAAGTTTCGTTACCATTTGCCACAATTGGTATCGTTCATCCTAAATTTGCCGCTAAATTGGAAAAAAGCGGACTTTCCAGGCAGATTGCGATGCTCTTTGGTCAATTGCAGACGAACAAAGTATTTTTACAGCAGGAATTGGTTGCAGAAATTCAGCGCTTAACCAATCGTGATACGATGCAATTAGCCGGTAATGTCTTTTTCTTAGCGCTTGTAACTCAGATTTTGCAAGTGATTAAGCTTATTTTGGTCAGTCTAATTACAATCGTAGCTGTCGTATCATTAATTGGTGTGGCAAACACATTGAACCTTTCTGTGCTTGAAAGGCGTCATGAAACAGCACTATTAAGAGCAATTGGCTTTACAAAGGAACAAGTGAAAAGGATGCTCTTAGTTGAGGGCTTGAGCTTAGGCATTGTTTCATTAGTGCTTGGTGCGTTTATCGCTTTTGCTTTTGCCATTTTTGGCCTGCATGTTTTACCTTTAGGTGAGATTGTAGCCAAAGAAAGCTATCGTATTGTCATTCCATGGCTAGAGTGTGGAGCCTTTTCGCTGTTTGTCATTACCTTAGTTTATATAGCTACCTTGATTCCAAGTAAGTTAGCTAGCCGAGCTAGTGTCATTGCTGACCTTGCCTCTAGTCAAGAATAA
- a CDS encoding extracellular solute-binding protein, with protein MKKLFSVLLASSMMLGLVACAPKQETKPAAKETKAEAKKNDKKADETKAEATKVTGQKYSLKLWGSQDDQEFLKERVKAFQEANKDNEYDIQLGVVGEPDAQTKVLEDVDAAADVFAYPNDQMRGLVEAKALYKISRPDDLKQIKEEGTGLEAFTMGENVYGFPFAADNGYFLYYDSRFFSADDVKDLDKMLEKAKAANKKVGMDISNGWYIASFFLANGGKFEVDKDGIQKVNFNDENGVAAGEAIKAFTANEAFMTGTDDEFKAALKDGKLVAFVSGTWNAADVKGILGEGYAATKLPEATIAGQKKQLGSFAGYKGYGVNAHTKSPVAAMDLARFLTSEESQAKRFEMRQTGPANKKVAASEAVKKDVALAALIAQQPFAVSQNDVLGTYWGPAEAFGTTMEAKDYSKSVKELLDEMVKQIQVKQEAKK; from the coding sequence ATGAAAAAGTTATTTTCAGTATTACTAGCTAGCTCAATGATGCTCGGCTTAGTAGCTTGCGCACCTAAGCAAGAGACTAAACCAGCTGCCAAAGAGACAAAAGCTGAGGCCAAAAAGAATGACAAGAAAGCTGATGAAACAAAGGCAGAAGCTACAAAGGTCACAGGTCAGAAGTATAGTTTGAAACTCTGGGGTTCACAGGATGACCAAGAGTTCTTGAAAGAGCGTGTTAAAGCTTTCCAAGAAGCTAACAAAGACAATGAATATGACATTCAATTGGGTGTTGTTGGTGAGCCTGATGCTCAGACAAAGGTATTGGAAGACGTTGATGCAGCTGCTGATGTCTTTGCTTATCCTAACGATCAGATGAGAGGCTTAGTTGAGGCTAAGGCTTTGTACAAAATTTCTCGTCCTGATGATTTGAAGCAAATCAAAGAAGAAGGCACAGGTCTTGAGGCCTTCACAATGGGTGAGAATGTTTATGGCTTCCCATTTGCTGCAGATAATGGTTACTTCTTGTACTATGATAGCCGCTTCTTCAGCGCTGACGATGTCAAGGATTTGGATAAGATGCTCGAGAAAGCAAAGGCTGCTAACAAGAAAGTTGGCATGGATATTTCCAATGGTTGGTATATCGCTTCCTTCTTCTTGGCTAATGGCGGTAAGTTCGAAGTTGACAAAGACGGTATCCAAAAGGTTAACTTCAATGATGAAAACGGCGTTGCAGCCGGCGAAGCTATCAAGGCTTTCACAGCTAACGAAGCTTTCATGACAGGTACAGATGATGAGTTCAAGGCTGCTTTGAAGGACGGCAAATTGGTTGCTTTCGTTTCTGGTACATGGAACGCTGCTGACGTTAAGGGCATTTTAGGCGAAGGCTATGCTGCAACTAAGTTGCCAGAAGCTACAATCGCTGGCCAGAAGAAACAATTAGGTTCATTCGCTGGTTACAAGGGTTATGGCGTTAATGCTCATACAAAGAGCCCAGTGGCAGCTATGGATCTAGCTCGTTTCTTGACAAGTGAAGAGTCTCAGGCTAAACGTTTTGAAATGCGTCAAACAGGCCCAGCTAACAAGAAGGTAGCTGCTAGTGAAGCTGTTAAGAAGGATGTTGCTTTGGCAGCATTGATCGCTCAACAACCATTCGCTGTATCACAAAATGATGTTTTGGGCACATATTGGGGTCCAGCTGAAGCTTTCGGTACAACAATGGAAGCTAAGGATTACAGCAAGAGCGTTAAGGAATTACTTGATGAGATGGTAAAACAAATTCAAGTTAAGCAAGAAGCTAAAAAATGA